A single region of the Salvia miltiorrhiza cultivar Shanhuang (shh) chromosome 8, IMPLAD_Smil_shh, whole genome shotgun sequence genome encodes:
- the LOC130998089 gene encoding uncharacterized protein LOC130998089 — MDPEEIQRLVNQLKLSEEADDSTVALSASLTNNLRLQTKLCLVGKVFASKQVNRELLLTQLPIILQTQLRVDVEIVGPNLFIAQFTSGLDKKHAFLDGPWHFFQDLLLFAEIEGFQHPCEVKFESFTGWIQCHNLPLACMHPDVIRRIGEQIGTVKEIDLGAGGLCLGKFARVRVSWSLNLPLKRCVRLLPDGEMEGAIILLLYEKLPNFCFRCGKIGHLLHFCEEASCGDQELKFGMWILAPRAYEARKKTTHNMVYMTGESSQTERRKVVNESSPRLSPSSHKKGDENEDEAASSAQGCFGGNYRNPKHVSSPAISTPDESQNCEKMLIEMTQALVSGRGGQRGNKEGEGEGHRGHKKEEGKVEKMDGVKKGEGEKGEVHKDDTYEGIGGVEVKGKGVATVGEKSGGKKGTPPKMGGWKKRARKEDVSRRGLGGRGGRGGRGMSPSTEGVERGAVGGRGRGGGEPTGQTASEDLGKKRKGDPEFETEVLIPCSKQPRLDNSYILTPTAEAAEQPRRVQ; from the coding sequence ATGGATCCAGAAGAAATACAAAGATTGGTGAATCAACTCAAGCTGTCAGAGGAAGCAGATGATTCTACGGTGGCCCTCTCCGCCAGCCTTACGAATAATTTGCGCCTTCAGACAAAACTTTGCCTTGTTGGAAAGGTGTTTGCTAGCAAACAAGTCAATAGGGAGCTTTTACTCACTCAACTCCCAATTATTCTACAGACACAGTTAAGGGTCGATGTGGAGATTGTGGGACCAAACCTATTTATTGCTCAATTTACGTCGGGTTTGGATAAAAAACATGCTTTTTTAGATGGTCCTTGGCATTTCTTCCAGGATCTCCTATTGTTCGCTGAAATTGAAGGTTTTCAACACCCCTGTGAAGTCAAGTTTGAATCTTTCACAGGATGGATTCAGTGCCATAACCTGCCCCTGGCTTGTATGCACCCGGATGTGATTAGACGCATTGGAGAACAAATTGGTACTGTCAAAGAGATCGATTTGGGGGCAGGGGGCCTTTGTTTGGGAAAATTTGCAAGAGTTAGGGTTTCCTGGTCCCTAAATTTACCGCTAAAAAGATGTGTGCGCCTCCTCCCTGATGGTGAGATGGAGGGTGCCATTATATTACTGCTTTATGAAAAGTTGCCAAACTTTTGCTTTCGCTGCGGAAAAATTGGCCACCTTCTTCATTTCTGTGAGGAAGCGAGCTGTGGCGATCAAGAACTGAAGTTTGGAATGTGGATTTTGGCTCCTAGAGCCTACGAGGCTCGAAAGAAGACGACACATAACATGGTTTATATGACTGGGGAGTCGTCTCAAACCGAGCGGAGAAAGGTTGTCAATGAAAGTTCCCCTCGATTATCCCCAAGCTCACACAAGAAGGGGGATGAGAATGAAGATGAGGCAGCTTCAAGTGCTCAGGGATGCTTTGGAGGAAACTACAGAAACCCAAAGCATGTTTCGAGCCCTGCTATTTCGACTCCGGATGAGTCGCAGAACTGTGAGAAGATGCTGATAGAGATGACACAGGCTCTGGTTTCGGGGAGAGGCGGACAAAGAGGGAATAAAGAGGGAGAGGGTGAGGGACATAGGGGTCATAAGAAGGAGGAGGGAAAAGTGGAAAAAATGGATGGGGTGAAGAAGGGTGAGGGAGAGAAGGGGGAGGTGCATAAGGATGATACTTATGAAGGGATTGGAGGGGTGGAAGTTAAGGGAAAGGGCGTGGCAACAGTAGGGGAAAAAAGTGGAGGCAAGAAGGGGACTCCCCCAAAAATGGGAGGCTGGAAGAAACGGGCTAGGAAGGAGGATGTTTCGAGGAGGGGATTAGGAGGAAGAGGAGGCCGGGGTGGGCGAGGGATGAGCCCGAGCACTGAGGGAGTGGAAAGGGGAGCTGTTGGAGGAAGAGGGAGGGGAGGAGGCGAGCCTACTGGTCAGACTGCTAGTGAGGACCTgggcaagaaaagaaaaggggaTCCCGAGTTTGAGACGGAAGTGCTGATCCCCTGTTCCAAACAACCACGTCTCGACAATAGTTACATCTTGACACCAACGGCGGAGGCTGCCGAGCAGCCCCGCCGAGTCCAATGA